A portion of the Saccharomyces paradoxus chromosome XV, complete sequence genome contains these proteins:
- the FRT1 gene encoding Frt1p (similar to YOR324C), producing the protein MNLLIDRMENPGSRNCTLLPPSFPRGFCKGRRASSGDAVKVKEPILQPQPQPVQTNTSIAHFSKSSSRLPVIAVNDNPVVPRPSTEVNLGSLLQKEREKEKEKQPVSHDRRHLHVAKNRAHGVRQHSLEMSSLPVLGSTKTGKFSDFLFEDDIDNRVSRHRRSYSGASSLDDPFRVSAKNDCNSNRARMFCLSRGRRGSMSVFQSCHTGLAFNQIQGSSSSQRRSSAGSFDYERKRLVNQFLQPSLGNSDPFDTLRESVVFEPSSTAGGIKSGNTHSQSQLSVNSSPSTSLFYHDLDGSAVNDSSSFLYSRSNVPTFLSSSAFSSTSSASSDSEDVDRRSLNGVYPSLGHLTNKRKARNSSSSSTVPGYDALGFKYSLDRQKSADSSTKLKSVLKVNNNKVSAVTPDSSSNSISKSNSNLNDNIDELNYYQNHISALLVKIENEMRRNLNDTIIKNENNVQKTIQKYDLLSGELTLLLDEMTTLRTTVVEQFLVKLRSDFDEDDDRAFINELKTSVEESVVQLQGLERRMEVCQERLSKQKSSLREMDSLIELKNVLNKSKNNTKSIYLYRYFIIDIIALVLMCGFIIYVKNLITRFFAH; encoded by the coding sequence ATGAACTTGCTAATTGACAGGATGGAAAATCCTGGATCAAGGAACTGTACTCTGTTACCTCCCTCGTTCCCAAGAGGCTTTTGTAAGGGAAGAAGGGCTTCCAGTGGCGACGCAGTGAAGGTAAAGGAACCCATTCTACAGCCACAGCCGCAACCAGTACAAACAAATACAAGTATTGCACACTTTTCGAAATCATCTTCTAGGCTGCCTGTCATAGCAGTGAATGATAATCCGGTGGTGCCAAGGCCAAGTACTGAAGTTAATCTAGGATCGCTTTTACAAAAGGAAAGGGAGAAGGAGAAGGAGAAACAGCCTGTGTCGCATGATAGGAGACATTTACATGTGGCGAAGAATAGGGCACATGGGGTACGACAACACTCGTTGGAGATGTCTAGCCTGCCTGTCCTAGGGTCCACCAAAACCGGGAAGTTTAGTGACTTTTTGTTTGAGGATGACATTGATAATAGAGTGAGCCGACACCGTAGATCGTATAGTGGGGCATCCAGTTTAGATGATCCATTCAGAGTGTCAGCAAAAAATGATTGTAACTCTAATAGGGCCAGGATGTTTTGCCTTAGTAGGGGACGTCGTGGGTCGATGTCCGTTTTCCAAAGCTGCCATACTGGGCTAGCTTTCAATCAAATACAGGGCTCCTCCTCTTCGCAACGCAGATCATCCGCGGGTTCTTTTGATTATGAGAGGAAACGATTGGTGAACCAATTTTTGCAGCCTTCGTTGGGGAATTCAGATCCTTTCGATACGTTGAGGGAGTCGGTAGTGTTTGAGCCCTCATCCACCGCTGGCGGCATTAAATCAGGGAACACGCATTCTCAATCACAACTTTCCGTAAACTCCTCCCCCAGTACATCTTTGTTTTATCATGATTTGGACGGTTCCGCCGTCAAcgattcttcatcatttttgtattcaCGTTCTAACGTACCAACCTTTTTGTCGTCGTCAGCCTTTTCGTCTACATCATCTGCATCATCGGATTCAGAAGATGTAGACAGAAGAAGCTTAAACGGTGTGTACCCCTCTTTGGGCCATTTAACTAACAAGAGGAAAGCAAGGAACTCATCAAGCTCTTCGACTGTCCCTGGATATGATGCCTTAGGATTTAAGTATTCACTGGATAGACAGAAGTCAGCAGATTCTTCCACGAAGCTCAAGAGCGTACTGAAGGTGAACAATAACAAAGTTTCTGCGGTTACTCCTGATTCCAGCTCAAACTCTATTTCAAAGAGtaattcaaatttgaatgatAACATTGATGAACTAAATTACTATCAAAATCACATTTCGGCACTTCTAGTGAAAATCGAAAATGAAATGAGAAGAAATTTAAATGATACAATAATCAAGAATGAAAACAACGTTCAAAAGACGATACAAAAATACGACCTTCTATCGGGAGAATTGACCCTTTTATTAGACGAAATGACCACCTTGCGGACCACGGTGGTTGAACAATTCTTGGTCAAGTTGAGATCAGACTTTGACGAGGATGATGATAGGGCatttattaatgaattAAAGACCTCGGTGGAAGAAAGTGTAGTGCAACTACAAGGATTGGAAAGGAGAATGGAAGTTTGTCAGGAAAGGTTAAGTAAACAAAAGTCCTCCCTAAGGGAAATGGATAGTTTGATAGAGCTGAAGAATGTGTTGAATAAATCGAAAAATAACACGAAATCCATCTACCTCTATAGGTACTTTATTATTGACATCATTGCATTGGTTTTGATGTGCGGCTTCATCATTTAtgtcaaaaatttgataacTCGATTTTTTGCCCATTAA
- the PRO2 gene encoding glutamate-5-semialdehyde dehydrogenase (Gamma-glutamyl phosphate reductase~similar to YOR323C) has translation MSNSQQIAQNARKAGNILKTISNEGRSDILYKIHDALKANAHAIEKANKMDLAVAKETGLADSLLKRLDLFKGDKFDVMLQGVRDVAELEDPVGKVKMARELDDGLTLYQVTAPVGVLLVIFESRPEVIANITALSIKSGNAAILKGGKESVNTFREMSKIVNDTIAQFQSHTGVPVGSVQLIETRQDVSDLLDQDEYIDLVVPRGSNALVRKIKDTTKIPVLGHADGICSIYLDEEADLTKAKRISLDAKTNYPAGCNAMETLLINPKLSKWWEVLENLTSEGGVTIHATKDLKTAYFNKLNELGKLTKANQSKTVDADEEQDFDKEFLSLDLAAKFVTSTEAAIQHINTHSSRHTDAIVTENKANAEKFMKGVDSSGVYWNASTRFADGFRYGFGAEVGISTSKIHARGPVGLDGLVSYQYQIRGDGQVASDYLGAGGNKAFVHKDLDVKTVTL, from the coding sequence ATGTCCAATTCACAACAAATAGCTCAAAACGCTCGTAAAGCAggtaatattttgaagaccATCTCGAACGAGGGTAGGTCAGATATCTTATACAAAATTCACGATGCCCTAAAGGCTAATGCGCATGCCATTGAAAAGGCCAATAAAATGGACTTAGCTGTTGCTAAAGAGACTGGTCTGGCGGATTCTTTACTAAAACGTCTCGACCTGTTTAAAGGGGACAAGTTTGATGTCATGTTACAAGGTGTCAGAGACGTAGCCGAGTTGGAAGACCCTGTTGGTAAGGTTAAAATGGCCAGAGAATTAGATGATGGCTTGACGTTGTACCAAGTTACCGCTCCAGTCGGTGTTTTGTTAGTTATCTTTGAATCCCGTCCAGAAGTAATTGCCAATATTACTGCATTGAGTATCAAGTCGGGCAATGCTGCAATTTTGAAAGGTGGTAAAGAGTCTGTGAACACGTTCAGGGAAATGTCAAAGATCGTTAATGACACCATTGCGCAATTCCAAAGTCACACTGGCGTTCCTGTGGGCTCCGTGCAATTGATCGAAACCAGACAGGATGTTTCCGATTTGTTGGATCAAGATGAGTACATTGACTTAGTTGTTCCTCGTGGTTCTAATGCCTTAGTGAGAAAAATCAAGGACACCACAAAAATTCCCGTGCTGGGCCATGCAGACGGTATTTGCTCAATTTACTTGGATGAAGAGGCAGATTTGACCAAGGCGAAAAGAATTAGTTTAGACGCTAAGACTAATTACCCAGCTGGATGCAATGCTATGGAAACATTGTTAATTAACCCAAAATTGTCGAAATGGTGGGAAGTTCTGGAAAACTTAACCTCGGAAGGCGGAGTGACTATTCACGCTACAAAGGACTTGAAAACTGCATATTTTAATAAACTAAATGAGCTAGGAAAATTaacaaaagcaaatcaATCCAAAACCGTTGATGCCGATGAAGAGCAAGATTTCGATAAGGAATTTTTATCCTTGGATTTGGCTGCCAAATTTGTTACATCTACAGAAGCGGCTATTCAACACATAAATACTCATTCTTCGAGACATACCGATGCTATTGTAACGGAGAACAAAGCAaatgctgaaaaatttatgaaGGGTGTCGACTCCTCTGGTGTTTACTGGAACGCATCAACTAGATTTGCGGATGGTTTCAGATACGGTTTTGGTGCTGAGGTAGGTATTTCTACCTCCAAAATTCACGCACGTGGTCCGGTTGGTTTGGACGGCCTGGTTAGCTATCAGTACCAAATAAGAGGTGATGGTCAGGTCGCGAGTGACTATCTCGGTGCTGGCGGTAACAAGGCCTTTGTTCATAAGGATCTAGATGTAAAGACTGTCACATTGTAG